A part of Arachis hypogaea cultivar Tifrunner chromosome 12, arahy.Tifrunner.gnm2.J5K5, whole genome shotgun sequence genomic DNA contains:
- the LOC112727150 gene encoding uncharacterized protein, protein MPEVLEISSDEEQGPEKGLKSMDYDWIREFLGMSDSDSDDDGKSDDSDDVIIIRENKPHQPKSKSSTVAVKNLVDDEDGDCVVLDGDPENGVTCVDDEPTGSDELLVVGEKGQVACRDYPHARHACAKFPFSSTPHETHCDQCHCYVCDSLAPCLMWGTGLHILDHCHANDKTELWKIQRKNFKLGNFSPLPALPNHGTSLRAGHRECNETLPPEVIHLPPDSILRNQARRSTAVHSYSLNSVPQNNISRPARLVAHSPALNSRVQNQLPIPNNIPVYSKAPNISIPNGANHGRSYRGAFVRNRPQPLFFPKHCLGVRTHAIHKERGSGVSGLSHQFLHPLTVPNRVATAANFPTVNHSGHVSSSLSNHVSSTQLQGDEYHTAPGFSNQSNVNDANRVWLPGNSPLSPNSRSRPQTYSQPFIQSNEGNNFYEPYIQDGDSPLIYSAPSNSNQHQNEHQMRNQNENAVGNIVPCEIESQETYQSNQQEVNQREASGNADNISAFESNWCKNTGQSVEPPIACSHLQDSGSSNQVQPPNVNESDTHVTPTGNVEPPTECSSLPDSFVDIENWLFDKDSVPRLSDNGSLPSELINIPSPEWW, encoded by the exons ATGCCTGAGGTGTTGGAGATAAGCTCCGATGAAGAACAGGGTCCCGAGAAGGGACTGAAAAGCATGGACTATGATTGGATAAGGGAGTTTCTTGGCATGTCTGATTCTGACTCTGATGATGATGGAAAATCAGATGATTCAGATGACGTTATCATCATCCGTGAGAACAAACCTCATCAACCCAAGTCAAAGTCTTCAACAGTGGCTGTGAAGAACTTGGTGGATGATGAAGATGGTGATTGTGTAGTTCTTGATGGTGACCCTGAAAATGGTGTCACTTGTGTGGATGATGAGCCAACTGGGTCAGATGAGTTGCTTGTAGTTGGAGAGAAGGGTCAG GTTGCTTGTAGAGACTATCCTCATGCCCGGCATGCTTGTGCTAAATTCCCTTTTTCTTCCACACCCCATGAAACACATTGTGACCAG TGTCACTGTTATGTCTGCGACTCCCTAGCACCATGTTTAATGTGGGGCACTGGTTTGCACATTTTAGATCATTGTCATGCAAATGATAAAACTGAGCTATGGAAAATTCAGAGGAAAAACTTCAAGCTGGGCAATTTTTCTCCCTTACCAGCTTTGCCCAATCATGGTACTTCATTACGTGCGGGGCATCGGGAGTGTAATGAAACTCTGCCTCCTGAGGTTATTCACTTGCCTCCAGATTCCATTTTACGGAATCAAGCACGAAGGTCAACTGCAGTGCACAGTTATTCATTGAATTCTGTGCCTCAGAATAACATTTCTCGTCCAGCAAGATTGGTTGCTCACTCCCCTGCACTGAATTCCAGGGTGCAGAACCAGCTCCCTATCCCGAATAACATCCCTGTATACTCGAAAGCCCCCAACATATCAATCCCGAATGGTGCAAACCATGGTAGGTCCTACAGAGGTGCATTCGTTAGAAACAGACCCCAACCTCTCTTTTTTCCAAAGCATTGTCTcggtgtgcgtacgcatgccatCCATAAGGAGCGAGGAAGTGGTGTAAGTGGTTTAAGTCATCAGTTCCTTCATCCCCTTACAGTGCCGAACAGAGTAGCCACTGCCGCAAACTTCCCAACAGTGAATCACTCTGGTCATGTTTCGTCCAGCCTCAGCAACCATGTTAGTTCAACACAGCTACAAGGTGATGAATATCATACTGCTCCAGGATTCTCTAATCAGAGCAATGTCAATGACGCAAATCGTGTTTGGCTCCCCGGAAATTCACCGTTGTCACCAAATTCCAGGTCTCGTCCGCAAACATACAGCCAACCATTCATCCAGTCAAATGAGGGCAACAATTTCTATGAACCTTACATTCAGGATGGTGATTCACCTTTAATTTATTCGGCGCCCTCTAATAGCAACCAGCATCAAAATGAGCATCAAATGAGAAATCAAAATGAAAATGCTGTTGGAAATATTGTTCCATGTGAAATTGAAAGTCAAGAAACTTATCAATCAAATCAACAAGAGGTCAACCAAAGGGAAGCTTCTGGAAATGCGGATAACATTTCAGCTTTTGAATCAAATTGGTGCAAAAATACTGGTCAAAGTGTTGAACCTCCAATTGCATGCTCTCATCTACAAGATTCCGGATCCTCCAACCAAGTCCAACCACCCAATGTAAACGAATCCGATACACATGTAACCCCTACTGGAAATGTTGAACCACCAACCGAATGTTCCAGTTTACCTGATTCGTTTGTTGATATCGAAAACTGGCTTTTCGATAAAGACTCAGTTCCAAGGTTAAGTGACAATGGTTCCTTGCCATCTGAACTGATCAATATTCCATCTCCTGAATGGTGGTGA